A window of Vicia villosa cultivar HV-30 ecotype Madison, WI unplaced genomic scaffold, Vvil1.0 ctg.001583F_1_1, whole genome shotgun sequence genomic DNA:
AACAAAGTTAATGGAATTGAAATAAAGTCTATTGTAGACCCCGTTGGTTTTCTATACACTTTGAAATTGAGAATAATTATTGAAGCTAAACGACAGAAGCTAATACAATGATTTGATTATAACTTTGAAATTGAGAAGTGAGAACAATTATTGTTGTTTTAAATGAATCACTCATTGTATACTTTCTCAAATATTACAATTATTCTCTTGATGCTTCTCACTATAGTTTCAAGGAAGAGGAATATTGTTATCTCGATCTGTTGAAAAACAaggtaaaataaatattagaagTTCTTTCTAGTGAGACATTTTTCAAACATTAAATTGTTTATTCTTTATGTTAACCAAATTTCTttacataattatttttaaaaagaagTGCAAAGAAGATAAGGAATGTTGTATAGAATTTCAATTGCTTTGaaaattttcttcttcatttttgcaGATGGGTGAAAGGAATTAAGAAGATTGTTCACAAGAGTGCGCATGAGCTGAAATTAGTTATTTGTAAATCTGTTGAAAATCATAggtaaaaaaaaacacatttatggtTAATTTCGTTTAAGActcatcttatttttcttaattatcaaACATAATATTGAAAGTTCTTTCCACTAAGACATTTTTCCAACATTAAATAGTTTTTATGTAAAACAAATTTCTTTACTTTGTTATTCTTGGAAGTATGTATATGACATGGTGATAAAACAAAGATTGAACCTTGAAATATTTAGTCCTCTGCTGCTGAATTTCAATTGTTTTGAACATTACTTTATTCTCTTTGCAGATTGGTGAAGGAAAAAGATTGTTCACAATACTTGAGCATGAGCTTAAAGTAGTTGTTTGTAAATCTATTGGATAtcaaggtaaaaaaaaaaaaaattcatggtGGTTGCCTTTATTTTGTTTactatttcacttttttttaagACTATTTTCATGTTTGTTTGGCTGCTGGATTTTCAATTATTCAtagcttatttttatattttaatgttaatttagaATATTTAGAGTATTTCTAAATATTTTAgagtatatttaaattaatataaaaaatattcataaaattctaaaattaatgAATGAATCAGCGAGCCGAAATGGCCAAATTTAGTGTGTTTTGTTGACTTTCTGGTTGCTTTCTTTTACTTTCCGAATTTTAAAAtctcaaaacatattttctttctcttagtcCCTTAAGGTACTTAGGCATACATCAACGAACTCCACCTTGACATGGAAACATTGTAATGCCTATTTTTCCATCAACCACACTGCTTCTCTCTACCATGTTGAATCACTATTAAACAATATTGATCAAGTGCAATCCTCTTTCTTCTAGCAATCACCTTTTTATAATTAGCTGAATTTCAATTGCTTTGAACATTAACTGTTCTCTTTACAGGTTGGTAAAGAAAGAAGACTGTTTATAAGACTTGAGCATGAGCTGAAAGTAGTTATTGGTAAATCTATTGGAAATCAAGGTAAAAAAATTCATGGTTGGTGGCCTTTATTTTGTTTACTATTTCACTTTTTTATTGTTTGTAGACTATTTTCAGGTTTGTTTGTTGAGCTGCTGGATATTTAATTATTCATAGcttgtttataatattttatatattaattttgaatatttagagtatttttaaatattttagcaTAAATCtaagttaataaaaaatattcataatattCTAGTATTAATGATTAAATCAGCGAGTCAAAATGACAAAATTTATTTGACCCAAACTACTACCAAACTCGTGCTATTAGATTTCTACCGCAACTAGATGTTTAAAATCCACATGAAAACCTCTGATCCCCATTGTCCAAATGGCCCCGCAATCTTAGTATTTATTGTCGACTTTCTAGTTGATTTTTCAGCTTTCTAATTTTTGAAATCTCGAAACATTTTTTGGCTTTCTGATTTCAAAAATTCGATGAAAACTCAATGGTAACATGGTTATCCATTGTCTTTTGCAAAACTCTATAAACTGTTCTAACATGGTTATCCATTGTCATGATCACTTCACCAGGCAAAATCTTCAATACCCCATGTTCAACTCTAGTACAATAACACATATATCATCAAACATGCTTATAGAACATTTCAAAGTCTCACAATATAGTTTTTCTGGCCACATGCAATAATGATAGAGATGCAAGGTCATTGGATCAAAAAAGTGGGTCCAAGTGTGAAAATTCTATCAAGAAGGAGGAGTTTCCCATGTTCACTGAAGATGATCATGTCTTCTAGATTACTTGAGCTGAGGCTTACTCAAGGGTACAAGACACGAGTCTCGGACTAAAGGTAAATttagcataactgtgtatggaGGGGTCAACAATTCATTTGTTCAAAGCTTAATGGGAAAGTGAAGTAGATATTGCATGGGAGATTTTCAAAGAGGCGTTGCCGAACAAGTATGGAGATATAATAGAGGGTGACGTGTTCAAACAACTATAATCGTTGAAACAAAGAAGAGATGTTGAGGATTATATCAAGGAGTTTGAGCGCATATTGCCTCAAGTACCTCAAATTGCAGATGCTCAATACATGGATTGGGTGAAGCTTGAAGACGGTGGGGCCGCTGTCATGCATATGTATAATGAATTGAGCACATGCATATGTATAAGACTTAATGTGCTAACTTGACCGAATTGAAAAGGCATGGGTTATAAATGCAGTAGTGATTTTGTTTCCGAAATTTCTCTTTGCACCCTTATATCTTCTCTAAGGCCCgtagaaaattgaaaagaaatgCCCCATAATTTTAGAGATATATCTTCAAACGCACCAATATTAATTTTACACTAAATTAAATCCGAAGATGCAATTGTGAAGTTTTTTTaagggtgtcttcggatatatatatatatatatatatatatatatatatatatatatatatatatatatatatatatatatatatatatatatatatatatatatatatatatatatcggaaCATCACCTAATACGAGAAAAACTTTAAAGATACATGACAtaaccaaattaaaaaataaaccaaCATCAACATGAcattaaattaaaacactcactACCCAGATAgtcattaaaataaatttaacattacataaAGTTATCATCGGGACGCTGTAACATAACGATTGTATCCTCGACAGATCTTTGAATCTTTGCATCTACTTCAATTGGACCCCTTGATTCTTAATGGAGAAAAACACTCCATATAACCTTTAAATCGTCATCAGTCTATAGTTCAAAGTTGATGAATTGGACCTTCCCCTTGCTTCATCTAGTTTAATATCATGCTTCACTTCATCTAGTTTAACATTATCCATTGCTATATCATGTTTTACATCGTTACATACCACACCTTTGAGAAACATATTCGGGTGCTCCATATCTAATAAGAATCAAAATAAGAAAATGCTTAAAAACCAGTAACAAAAGAATTCAAATATAGACTTCTTAAATTAGGGTTGGTGAGTTTGGATATGTAAATCTAGACAATGAGCATATTTTTTCAGCTCAAACACAAGATCACTACAAGAAATGAGGGATGAAATAATGGAACTTTATCTTAAATTACAGCTTAATTTGCTTCCTTTTTGGTTACGGAAGGAGTTTGGAATGTGAGAAAGATGATCATGCAAGGTGGTCATATATTCAATTTCCCGCTTGAGATTTTTAAAGATACATCTTTGAAAATATCACCGAGTCGTTAAAAAAATCTTCTGAATGAAACTGGTGGAAATGTCTTTGGGGGTATTTTCAGAGATGTATCTACGAATTAACCTTGGGTTtattcagagatgtatctccgatctaaaatttaacaaaaaaaaagtatttgGTGCGTTCAGAGAAGTATCTACGAATAAACCCAATGCTATTTTGGGGTTTTCAATGGTGCTCCCCATTACATAAGCGTGTAATGAGAAATTGCCTTAGATTTTCTACTAGAGAGAATATTTATTGAAAATCAAACCCTTGGACTCAATGGTAGCTTATAGCCACGAGTATGGCTTGGTAATTTTGTACATAACCATCTGGATTTCACTTAATCCTGAACACCCATGTGCATCATATTACACTTATAATGGGGGGGGGGAGAGTTGTAAGACTCTAGGTTTTGTTGTTAAGTAAGGCTTCATGTTCAACCTTCATAGAATCTAACCACCTAGGATATTTGAAAGAAAATATCTATGAGGTAGGTTCAAGTTCAATTAGGAGAAGTGTAGGGTGAAGTATTGGTTACACAAGGCCATCCTTGGCTCTAGTGGTCATGGAGTGAGTATTTTGAGGATGAACTCTTCGTGATGGAAGGAGAGGAATAAAAGATGTTTGAATGAATGTGTGTCAGGATGAAGGTGGGTTAAAGAGAGAAGAGACTGAATCAGAGTGATGATAGAAATGTTGAGATAAAGATTGATTTGAGGAAATAAGGTTGGTTGTCTCATTAGGACTGGTTATTATAGGAGAGGATGAAGGTTTATTGAAACCTGGTAGGTCAGTGGTACTGTTAGAATGTAGGGTATGAGATGAGAGGGATTGGTTAAAAGTAGGACATGGATTAGGGTTAGAAGATGGATTAGGAGAGTTCCTTAAAAACAAAGTAAGTGGAGATATTATATTTCGATTGATGAATGAGATGGAATGGTATTAAAGGCATAAAATGAAAGAGGACCTAAAATGGAGTTGGAAGTAATTGAGGAAATTTATCTTAAAAAGAAGGAAAGAGAAAGTTGTAGGGAAACTTGAGCTCATTGAAAATTACATCCTTAGAGATGTGAATCCTGCCATCATTAGCCCATCATTTATACCTTTTGTGATTAGAAGAATAACCTAGGAACACACATTCTCTTAAATGATATGCAAAATTATGAAGAATGTAAGGTCTAAGATGAGAATAACATGCTCACTAAAGGGCTTTAAGAAATTTTTAATCAAGGGTATTATGATAGAGTAGGAAATAAGGAGAGTGCATGTACAAACCTGTATTGGGTCTCCTGTTGATGAGATAAGTAGCAGCTTGAAAGACTTGGTCCAAACTATTTTAGGGAAAAGAAGTTTGAGCTAATATTGTAAGGCCTATTTGCACCACATGCATTTGTTTCCTCTTTATTGAACCATTTTGATGGTGAGTATGCGGACAAGTCAACTTGTGAGTCGTGCCTTGTGGTGCAAGAAATGCAGAGAATGGTTGAAACTCACCACCTCTATTAGTTTTAACTGTCTTAACCTTGTTGTTAAAATGAGTGTTAAGGGTAAAGATGGATGTTGTGCAAACTGAATAAACCTCATATTCTTGCCAAAGCAAAAAAATCCAAGTGTACTTCGTGAAAGCATCAATACAACTAAGTAGATATTTAAAACCAGAAGAGGAAACCATATGTGCTAGTCCATACACATCTGCAAATATAAGGTTAAAAGGAGTTGCGACACAGGCACATTTTCAACTGTAAGATTATCCCACACTTTCACATCATCCATAaaaatcacatgagatggatttAAAATATACTTTCGGAGTTgcgacacatggaacacatcatgcaaattcgacaGGTTAGGTGGCAAGGCCACCCTATATCCAATAGTCTCCACGTTGTTAGAAATTGTATACGGGCCGATAAACCGATGAGTAAACTTCCTCAATTTCAAGGCGCGGTCTACACCGGTCACCAAAGTGACTCTTAAGAACACacggtctccctcttgaaactcaagatcTTTCCTTCTCTTATTATGGTAACTCATTTTCCTACTAAGCGAAGTTTTCATCTTATCCCGAATTAACTTCACCTTTTCTATAGTCTGTCGAACAATCTCAGGCCCAAGAACTACGCTCTCACcatattcataccaacacaaaggtgttctacatctccgaccatacaagctctcaacaaatccACCAATGACTGAAGATTCCTCTCCGTCTGGAcatccgtctgtggatgatacgtagaactcaatctcaacttagagCCCAACGCATcgtgcaaactcttccaaaatccATAAGTAAACCTCAAACCTGTATCAGAAACAATATTCAATGAAACCCCATGGAGCTTCATAATCACACGAATATAAATCTCCGCCAACATTAGTTTAGGAAAATGAACACTAATTGGAATGAAATGAGCCGATTTCGTGAGCCTATCAACCATCATCCAACTCATATTATGTCCTCTTAGAGTATTGGGCAATCCtgtcacaaaatccattgatatactATCTGTATAGCCTCATAGTGccttcgggatgatcgactgaccccacaaaccaacacaggtcttttcacgatgctttgacctcactcgcacgctttctgagaaacttcccagaaggtcacccatcccagaattgctctaagtcaagcacgcttaactgtggagttcttttgGAACAGGCTATCAataagaagatgcatcttgtagGTATAgctagtacccatcaatccttataaagtttccttcaaccatgcagtcccatacctgcatagCCTCgggattcctctcattccgatgtggcgaacACCTttgccctcttcggcctcaggtgttacatgcggtgcaaccacccctcgccttcttcggccttggGTGTTACATGCcgaccagcttccgcatggttcgtcctcgaaccacatcataTAGGTTGAGGTCTGACTCTGATACCTTTTGTAACGCCTCAgattgctttcgggatgatcgactgaccccacaaaccaacataggtcttttcagcatgctttgacctcactcgcacgcttttcgGGAAACTTCcaagaaggtcacccatcccagaattgcTCTAAGTCAAGCACCGATCCATAAGAACTCTACGGTTAAGCGTGCTTAACTTAGAGAAattctaggatgggtgaccttctgggaagtttcccggaaagcgtgcgagtgaggtcaaagcatgctgaaaagacttgtgttagtttgtggggtcagtcgatcatcctaaAATCAGTCTGGAGaatattgcttattaaaaaaggAAGAGGAATATTGTTCTCTCGATCTGTTGAAAAATAAGGTAAAATAAGTATTAGAAGTTCTTTCTAGTGAGACATTTTTCaaacattaaattttttattctttatgtTAACCAAATTTCATTacataattattttgaaaaacaagtgTAAAGAAAATAAGGAATGTTGTTTAGAGTATGTGGAATGTTTATAATTGCTTTGAACATTTTCTTTCTTAATTATTGCAGATTGGTGAAAGGAAGAAGATTGTTTTCAAGAGTGAGTATGAGCTGAAAGTAGTTATTCGTAAATCAGGTGGAAATCAAAGGTAAAAAACACATTTATGGTTTAGTGCATTTAagaatcatcttatttttcttaattcactggcattgtagttgtatacTATCAATTATCAAACATAATATTGAAAGTTCTCTCTACGTACTGAGACATTTTTCTTAATTCACTGGCATTGTTTTTTGGAAAGATGTATAAAGGAAAAAAGGACTGCTAAATTTCAATTGCTTTGAACATTACATTGTTCTCTTTACAGATTGGTGACGGAAGGAGACTGTTCACAAGACTTGAGCATGAGCTGAAAGTATATTGGAAATTAAGGTAAATATTCATGGTTGGttgcctttattttttttactatttcactttctttttttttattgtttgtagACTATTtccttgtttgtttgtttgttgggCTGCTGGATATTCAATTATTCATAACTTGTTTACAATATTcattatattaatttagaatatTTAGAGTatatctaaattaatataaaaaaatatttgtaatattcTAATATTAATGAACAAATCACCAAGGCGAAATGACCAAGTTTAATACCTGCAAATCGTTTGCATTCGATCCAAACTACCGCCAAACTCACGTTGGCAGATTTCTGCCGCAACCAGATGTTCAAAATTCACCTGACAACATCTGATCACCATTGGCCAAACCGCTCCACAATCCTAGTGTCTATTGTCGACTTTCTAGTTGCTTTTTTGACTTTTCGAATTTTGAAATCTCAAAAGATGTTGAATCCCCACCTTGACATGAAAATATTGCAATGCCAACTTTTTCATCAACCACACTACTTCTCTCTATCATGTAGAATCACTATTAAACAACCTTGATCAAGTGCAATCCACATGCTTCGAGCTAATCACCTTTTTATAATTAGATAATCTAAGGTGACCACAAGCATGATTATTCAACATTCTTTGACTCTACTTGGTTCTGAATGCCCCAGTAAAGGTCTCAGTTTCTTATTTTTACAACCTTTCAACCATAATTAAAACATAACAGCCAAGGCCAGCATAACTGTCCCTTTGAGATGGTATAATATTCCTCCTTATCTTATAACGAttctgaaattctggtatgacataCTCAGCATGtcactcacgatgtcaagacatctgatctgttattagctTAGCAAAGGAAAAACAGAAAGAGCCCCaatttttaattacccctaagaaggagtccatgagtactgaGATCATGTATGtttagtcaacataaccagattgtaatatTTATTGGTTCTATAAAAGGAACAACTATCAAacttgaacctgatgttatacacgatgttacaacatccaagactgaacagacaatacaatgcagaagataaataacacagtgaattgttaacccagttcggtttaactacctactctaggggctaccaagccaggaagaaaatttcactatcagtagtactattttatgtaaacaacctctggtttacagataaacaacctctggtttacagataaacaacctctggtttacctagtcactacccaattcaacctttatcttagaactccatctaagacaagagaacctctgctcactccccaGTGATACGTAACTGTTACAACCAtgcaacaactatttaaacaattaacaatgaacactaaCTTCATCTTGCTTCAATCAagaatacaatactcaactcttacctacaggtttcgagtgagaacaatagcttctcttacctacaggttttgagaaggacatggcagccatcccacaacctgggtggtctacctatacataccctaatgactacatcttttcaatTACAAGGTTTGCTTAACTTCGTctctaaaactaggttacaaaggtttctatttataacttattaccaattggacttgggcttacaaaccGCAGCACTATtggctgttacaaatctgcagatatcttctgctaaaagaaaggtcttcaatcacaagtttcctaatttatcttctaaattagaaactgttgaatcttcaatattctgatttgattcatcaatattctgacttgattttattgacctttaaatctgcgccacattggattacataatattcatagaatattctgtatctgttgagaaccaaactttttttataacatataatatttaatatgacATAAAACTATTGAACGACGAATACAGATTCAACAAAACCATTTGGAAGAATACATATTAGACAAAATTATTTGATACATAAGTCTTCATCAAATAAAGAATAAGTTCTATTCAGGGTCGACTCTTTAAATTTGGGTGTCTTGGGTGAATCAAAAGAGTTATGCTCTTATGAATATTTGAATTAATGTTTATACTATATCAAAATATAAACCACTATAAAATgagttattcttcttcttctcgatctgatatttttttctataaaaaaattgatcaaacctttaaaattatctaaatatcatcctcttagcatttttgttgcaaaatcattaataatttggtcataatcaaggttcttcaaaaaattattttaaattgaaatcaacgcaagactatttaatctatcttgtgacataatagatctcaaataagattttaataatttgaatttagaaaaacttctttcatGCAATACTAATAAGAATAgtcaatattatatttataagctatgcatgcattaggaaaacaattaaaagtctttaaggaactcaatatcatatagcttaattttgattcaactgttaaaatttcaccatcaagatcaacAGCTTAGTCAAAATTTGACACGGTCAGAAGACTTCTAACCTATAAAAAAAcattatcaataatataaaatattctctatatcaatattttaattttaatgtctcAATTAAATTCTTAAGTTCCTAAAATTatggatatattaattgattttattttaagggaattaattgattttattctactttatattttattaatgggaatttttattcttttattaattttgattttgtagTGCCTCTATAATTTTGTTagccaatatttttaaaaaaagattctaacaaattttttttaaatagaaaattttctttatatatataggGGTAAAAAAATTATAAGTGCCCCTATAATTATGGGGCCTGAACTCCCGTCCCGCGATCCATGCTTAGGACCGCCGGTTCTATTAATTGTTGCCCTTAAAACACAGATAAAGGTTTGGAAAATAGAACTTTTATAttggtaatttttttaaaacttttaaaacATTAGTTCTATATTTTCCTAAAACAGATTCTTTATTCAATTTCTCAATATAGAAAAATTAAACACGTACCTTattatgaaatataaaataaaaaatgagaataGCTGTTAGAGTCTTTGCTGCATAACTTGAATTGCACTGAAAACTTGTACAGTTGTACCTTATTCTCTTGATGCTTGTTACTGCAGATTGTTCATACTACTATCCATATTACTTTATTCTCTCTGCTGAttgcaaaaaagaagaagattgtTTACAAGACTTCAGAATGTCAGACAGTGGTTATTCGTAATTCTTTTGGAAAACATATTCAAGGTTGGTTGCCTTTATTCTATTTTTCTTAAGACTATTTGCATTTACTGTTAGTTGACTCATTCTCTTGTTATTTTTCTTAAATTGTatattctttatattaaataaatttctcTGAACCTGAAACTCTCTGTtgcagaatttcaattggtttgAACATTATTTTGTACTTTTTGCAGATTGGTGAATGGAAGAAGATTGAGCATGCTTTGATAGTGGTTATTTGTAAACCTGTTGGAAAGCAAGGTAAAAATACATATTCATGGTGTGACGAATTGTCTTTTGTaaatttgttggaaagattggGCAGAATGTCTTGTTGAAATTTCTCCAACAGATTTATGACCTGACTAAAATATTTCATCAAGTTCCATTTTTCAATTAAATTACATGATACTAAACTAACTGCTAATGAATTGATTTAGATGGAAAGTTGCTTAGCTGATTTGGGAAAGGGCTATGTGGAGAAATTGATAAATGGGGCATTATCAGAATTACGTTATGTATTTTGCTTCACACGCACTGCTAAtgaattcaaagaaaaaaaaaattggttggaagcaaaaataaaaacaatggagcaacatgctaAAGTGGCAGCAGGACATGATAATGATATTGAAGCTGATTATCAATTATGGAAAGAGAAAGCTGAAAAGCTCGTTCAAGAGGAcatccaaacaaaacaaaaatgctTTTTTGGATTATGTCATGATTGCATATGGCGATATAAAAAGGGAAAGGAGCTGGCAAATAACATCGTGGAGATTAAACAATTAATAGAAAAGGCAGAGAAGTTTGTAAATATTGAAGTCGATCGTTGTCTTCCTGATGCTGAACGTCATTCGTCTAAAAATTACCTTTCTTTTGAAAGTAGAGAGTCAAAATACAAAGAGTTGCTGGATGCACTAAAAGATGACAACAACTATATAGTCGTATTACAAGGGATGGGTGGTATCGGAAAAACAACATTGGCCCTCAAAGTTGTTAAAGAAATAAAGGTATTAGCACAATTCACTCATGTCATTAATACAACAGTGTCGTTTACtcctaatataaaaaaaattcaagatgATATTGCTGGACCTTTAGGAATGAATTTGAAGGACTGTAGTGACTCAGACCGATCATCAAAACTGTGGAGCAGATTAACAACTGGTGTGGATGGGGAAAAAGTTCTTCTAATAATGGATGATGTGTGGATTCAAGACCCACCTCTTGATTTTGATCTAATTGGAATTCCAAAACAAGGCAGTCAGAATTGTTGCAGAGTTCTTATAACCACACGGAGTAAACAAATATTCCATAAAATGGATTGTGACAAGATGATTGAATTGGAGCTCTTACTTGAAGAAGAAGCATGGGCCATGTTCAAAATGTATGTCGGTCCCTTTACAGAAAGTTTGATCTCCACGGGACGTGAAATTGCTCAGGAATGCAAACAATTACCGGTTGCAGTTGCCGTTATCGCCAGAAGTTTAAAGGGTCCACAAGATCGTAAGCACAAGTGGGATGCTACCTTAAAATCCTTGAAGGAAATTGTGTCCATGGACAA
This region includes:
- the LOC131635876 gene encoding uncharacterized protein LOC131635876, coding for MDFVTGLPNTLRGHNMSWMMVDRLTKSAHFIPISVHFPKLMLAEIYIRVIMKLHGVSLNIVSDTGLRFTYGFWKSLHDALGSKLRLSSTYHPQTDVQTERNLQSLVDLLRAFLGPEIVRQTIEKVKLIRDKMKTSLSRKMSYHNKRRKDLEFQEGDRVFLRVTLVTGVDRALKLRKFTHRFIGPYTISNNVETIGYRVALPPNLSNLHDVFHVSQLRKYILNPSHVIFMDDVKVWDNLTVENVPVSQLLLTLYLQMYMEHPNMFLKGVVCNDVKHDIAMDNVKLDEVKHDIKLDEARGRSNSSTLNYRLMTI